In a genomic window of Candidatus Hydrogenedentota bacterium:
- the ric gene encoding iron-sulfur cluster repair di-iron protein, with protein sequence MSTISVQNIVGEIIARRPMLAHAFEAAGVDYCCGGKKTLEEACREKGVDPQAFADRLEQSEAASEGEPLVDAAAMSLTELADHVEHTHHAYLSSELPRLDALTEKVASVHGGEDARLHDVRKTLLSLAAEMTSHMMKEEQILFPMIRRLEASEALPKFHCGSITNPVRQMEMEHHDAGAALERMRTLTDDYTPPDWACNTYRVMLDALARLEHDMHQHVHKEDNVLFPRAAKLEAELVERAKV encoded by the coding sequence ATGAGCACGATTTCCGTTCAAAACATAGTGGGAGAGATCATCGCACGGCGCCCAATGCTTGCGCATGCGTTTGAAGCGGCCGGCGTGGACTACTGCTGCGGCGGCAAAAAGACGCTGGAGGAGGCATGCCGGGAAAAAGGCGTTGATCCGCAAGCGTTCGCCGACAGGCTGGAGCAGTCGGAGGCGGCGTCCGAGGGAGAGCCGCTCGTGGATGCGGCGGCCATGTCGCTCACGGAGTTGGCCGACCACGTCGAGCACACGCACCATGCTTACCTCAGCTCGGAGTTGCCTCGGCTTGACGCGCTCACGGAGAAAGTGGCTTCTGTGCACGGAGGGGAAGACGCTCGCCTGCACGACGTTCGCAAGACGCTGCTTTCGCTGGCAGCCGAAATGACCAGCCACATGATGAAGGAAGAGCAAATCCTGTTTCCCATGATCCGCCGGCTGGAAGCGAGCGAGGCGCTTCCGAAGTTCCACTGCGGCTCGATCACCAATCCGGTCCGGCAAATGGAGATGGAGCATCACGACGCAGGCGCGGCGCTCGAGCGAATGCGCACGCTGACTGATGACTACACCCCGCCTGACTGGGCCTGTAACACGTACCGTGTGATGCTTGATGCGTTGGCCCGCCTCGAGCACGACATGCATCAGCACGTTCACAAAGAAGACAACGTGCTGTTTCCGAGGGCCGCCAAGCTCGAAGCCGAACTTGTCGAAAGGGCGAAGGTGTGA
- a CDS encoding amino acid racemase — MKHIGLIGGLSPESTVHYYEIICREYNHRAGELNFPEITLQSLNLQKLIPHFEQNEWDKVAAILLDALHCLKNAGAEFAAILANTPHNAYALIRESSPLEILTIMDATSEALVSDARRKVALLGTRPTMEFGFFQKHFQASHIETLVPDAHARQELDRIVWEELSHGTVRPESRAAAKGMIADLTAQGAEAVILGCTELCLLIQPEDSPKPLYDTTRIHAEAILNFAME; from the coding sequence ATGAAGCACATAGGCTTAATTGGAGGGCTCAGCCCCGAGTCGACTGTTCATTACTATGAAATAATCTGTCGCGAATACAATCACCGGGCCGGCGAATTGAACTTTCCCGAGATTACCCTCCAGAGTCTGAACCTGCAGAAATTAATCCCGCACTTCGAACAAAACGAATGGGACAAGGTCGCTGCCATTCTTTTGGACGCTTTGCACTGTCTCAAGAACGCCGGCGCCGAATTCGCGGCGATTCTGGCGAACACGCCTCACAATGCGTACGCCCTGATCCGCGAGTCAAGTCCATTGGAAATCCTCACGATTATGGATGCTACGTCCGAGGCGCTTGTCAGCGACGCCCGGCGGAAAGTTGCGCTGCTGGGCACACGGCCCACCATGGAGTTCGGGTTTTTCCAGAAGCATTTTCAGGCGAGTCATATCGAAACGCTCGTTCCCGACGCGCACGCGAGGCAGGAGTTGGACCGTATTGTGTGGGAGGAGCTGTCGCACGGAACCGTGCGCCCCGAATCCCGCGCAGCGGCGAAGGGCATGATTGCCGATTTGACCGCGCAGGGCGCCGAGGCGGTGATTCTTGGCTGCACGGAACTCTGCCTTCTAATCCAGCCAGAGGACAGTCCAAAGCCACTCTACGACACAACCCGCATTCACGCCGAAGCGATTCTCAATTTTGCGATGGAGTAA
- a CDS encoding TolC family protein: MWAFRIAVMLFATWLICSVSHANSADSSQEPESAAIENPIGELTLGQALALTLRQNPSLAAYSWDIRAAEAREIQARLRPNPELSIQVEDLRLQSGPGVTSKRFGLSSPLTSETQTITTPSGDIAVPIFRRGFVPEYERTRETGSESGLREAEITLSLSQLIELGGKRGKRINVAKREQAVAAWDYEVARADVLANAAKAFYEVVATQERLRLATALADLAQQVQDTVRARVDAGKVSPIELSKVEVEAGVVRIGVERTRRELDAARISLVSYWGATSATFTNAIGQFDETQAIPPLDELGQQLETVPDLSRWMAEVDLREAAIELERANAKPDVTVTLGFRSTGLGARDQQAYGLTGEGNFGYSQSTVRPHDSREQSLVLGASIPLPLFHRNQGRIREAEYMALKASAQRRATQVQVGATLAARYSVLEAAHIEASTLRSDVLPKAQEAFEATNEGYLQGKFGLLDVLFAQRSLFDARSQLLDAQSRYYQYLADVERLTGQALFAIPETNESHEEQP, encoded by the coding sequence ATGTGGGCTTTTCGAATAGCCGTCATGTTATTCGCGACATGGCTTATTTGCTCAGTTTCGCACGCCAACAGCGCAGACTCCAGTCAGGAGCCAGAGTCTGCGGCAATTGAGAATCCTATAGGGGAATTGACGCTTGGACAGGCACTCGCGTTAACCTTAAGACAGAATCCGTCTTTGGCGGCATACTCGTGGGACATTCGCGCTGCAGAGGCGCGTGAAATACAGGCGCGCCTCAGACCGAATCCCGAGCTTTCCATTCAGGTCGAGGATTTACGGCTTCAATCCGGGCCGGGTGTGACATCCAAGCGTTTCGGACTTTCCAGTCCACTTACCAGCGAAACCCAGACCATAACAACCCCCAGTGGAGACATAGCGGTTCCTATCTTCCGGCGTGGTTTCGTGCCCGAATATGAACGGACCAGAGAAACCGGATCCGAATCCGGGTTGCGCGAAGCGGAGATTACACTAAGCCTTTCGCAGCTCATCGAACTGGGCGGAAAACGCGGGAAGCGAATTAACGTGGCAAAACGCGAACAGGCAGTCGCCGCATGGGACTACGAGGTTGCACGAGCCGATGTTCTTGCGAACGCGGCAAAGGCATTCTACGAAGTCGTAGCCACCCAAGAACGTCTACGGCTGGCGACCGCCTTGGCCGACTTAGCGCAACAGGTCCAGGATACCGTGCGTGCGCGGGTTGATGCGGGCAAAGTGTCTCCCATTGAACTCTCCAAAGTGGAAGTCGAAGCCGGTGTGGTGCGGATCGGAGTCGAGCGTACGAGACGCGAACTGGATGCTGCAAGAATATCTCTGGTGTCTTACTGGGGTGCGACATCCGCAACGTTCACGAACGCCATCGGCCAGTTTGACGAGACACAAGCCATACCCCCGCTGGACGAACTTGGGCAACAGTTGGAAACAGTTCCCGATTTGTCGCGTTGGATGGCCGAAGTTGACCTTCGAGAAGCTGCGATAGAACTCGAACGAGCCAATGCCAAACCGGATGTGACGGTGACGCTGGGTTTTCGAAGCACGGGGCTTGGCGCACGTGACCAGCAGGCGTACGGACTCACGGGCGAGGGCAACTTTGGATACTCGCAATCAACTGTACGGCCGCACGATTCGCGGGAGCAGTCGCTGGTGCTTGGCGCTTCGATTCCGTTACCGCTATTCCATCGCAACCAAGGGCGAATTCGTGAGGCCGAGTACATGGCGCTCAAAGCGTCCGCCCAGCGGCGTGCTACGCAAGTGCAGGTCGGCGCAACGCTAGCCGCGCGGTACAGTGTGCTCGAGGCTGCCCATATAGAAGCAAGCACCCTGAGATCGGATGTCTTGCCGAAAGCGCAAGAGGCATTCGAGGCCACCAACGAAGGCTATCTTCAGGGCAAGTTCGGGTTGCTGGACGTGCTTTTCGCGCAACGCAGCCTGTTCGACGCGCGAAGTCAGCTACTAGACGCGCAGTCTAGGTACTACCAATACCTTGCGGATGTGGAACGTCTCACCGGTCAGGCGCTGTTTGCCATACCCGAAACGAACGAATCGCACGAGGAACAACCATGA
- a CDS encoding CusA/CzcA family heavy metal efflux RND transporter: MLDRILRFSIHQRWLVMAVSLGIAAYGVYNFTLLPIDAVPDITNVQVQVNTEAPGYSPLEAEQRITFPLETVMAGLPNLEYTRSLSRYGLSQLTIVFEDGTDIYFARQLVNERLQEAKSNLPPGLEPTMGPIATGLGEIYTYTVEPKTGGLKPDGTPYTAMDLREIQDWVVKPQLRNVPGVTEVNTIGGYEKQYHVTPDPKRMMSYGLSFHDILAALEKNNSNVGAGYVERSGEQYLVRSPGQVATVEDISEIVIATHEGVPIHIHDVAEVALGKELRTGAATENGEEVVLGTVFMLIGENSRTVSQAVDKKLAEINTTLPPGVIAKTVYDRTILVNKTIDTVWKNLSEGALLVIVILFLFLGNIRAAIITAFIIPLSMLFTITGMVTNHVSANLMSLGALDFGIIVDGAVVIVENCIRRLGEEQHKAGRKLTFAERLAVVFDASSETRRAILYGQLIIMIVYLPILTLTGVEGKMFRPMAFTVLAALLGAMIFSITFVPAAVALFMTGKVSEKENLIVRAIKRVYVPTLSLALRMKAPVVAGAVALVFVCGAVGLRMGREFIPSLDEGDIALHALRIPGTSLTQAIAMQDTLEKAIKAMPEVETIFAKIGTAEIATDPMPPSVSDNFVMLKPRKEWPDQSKSKREFIAELEEIITKIPGNNYEITQPIQMRFNELIAGVRSDVAVKVFGDNLDVLLATAEEVGEVLEKVPGASDVKVEQVTGLPVLSIAPNRRAIARLGMNVSDVQEVIEVAVGGKSAGQVFEGDRRFELIVRLPEDQRERIDALKRIPVPLPLESDVPAREEQVEPADTSNSARYVSLESVADFQLAPGPNQISRENGKRRVVVTANVRGRDIGTFVAEAEAAIRSQVKVPTGYWTTWGGQFEQMISAARRLQIVVPVALLLIFILLFMMFGNVKDSLLVFTGVPLALTGGILALWLRGIPLSISAGVGFIALSGVAVLNGLVMISFIQKLRTEGVGLDEAITQGAITRLRPVLMTALVASLGFVPMATATGTGAEVQRPLATVVIGGIISSTLLTLVVLPVLYRLFSRLEQTNTKNEV; the protein is encoded by the coding sequence ATGCTTGATCGAATACTACGATTCTCCATTCACCAGCGCTGGTTGGTAATGGCCGTATCTCTTGGCATCGCGGCGTACGGCGTCTACAACTTTACGCTGTTGCCCATCGATGCCGTACCTGATATTACCAACGTTCAGGTTCAGGTCAACACGGAAGCGCCCGGCTACTCTCCCCTTGAAGCCGAGCAGCGAATCACCTTTCCTCTGGAAACCGTCATGGCCGGACTTCCCAATCTCGAATACACCCGCTCTTTGTCGCGGTACGGCCTCTCGCAATTGACCATCGTATTCGAAGACGGCACGGACATCTATTTCGCCCGACAACTCGTCAATGAGCGGCTCCAGGAGGCCAAGAGCAATCTTCCGCCGGGACTCGAGCCCACGATGGGTCCAATAGCCACAGGTCTCGGCGAAATCTACACGTACACCGTCGAGCCGAAAACGGGCGGACTGAAACCGGATGGAACGCCGTATACGGCCATGGATCTCCGGGAGATCCAGGACTGGGTTGTCAAACCCCAACTCCGAAATGTTCCTGGGGTTACCGAAGTGAACACGATCGGCGGATACGAGAAGCAGTATCACGTCACGCCGGATCCCAAACGCATGATGTCGTATGGGCTCAGTTTTCACGACATCCTTGCGGCACTGGAGAAGAACAACTCCAATGTCGGCGCGGGCTACGTCGAACGAAGCGGTGAGCAATATCTCGTGCGCTCACCAGGGCAAGTTGCAACAGTCGAAGACATAAGCGAGATCGTCATTGCCACTCATGAAGGTGTACCCATTCACATCCATGACGTGGCCGAAGTAGCCTTGGGCAAGGAACTGCGTACGGGCGCAGCTACTGAGAACGGCGAAGAGGTCGTGCTGGGCACCGTTTTTATGCTCATCGGCGAGAACAGCCGGACGGTCTCCCAGGCCGTGGATAAGAAACTGGCGGAAATCAACACTACGTTGCCGCCGGGGGTCATAGCCAAGACGGTTTACGACAGGACAATACTGGTCAACAAGACCATTGATACCGTCTGGAAGAATTTGAGCGAAGGCGCACTTCTTGTAATCGTAATTCTCTTCCTGTTTCTAGGAAACATCCGTGCCGCAATTATCACTGCCTTTATCATACCGCTATCCATGCTGTTCACTATCACCGGCATGGTCACGAACCACGTGAGCGCCAATCTCATGAGTCTTGGCGCTCTCGACTTCGGCATTATCGTCGACGGCGCCGTCGTTATCGTCGAAAACTGCATTCGCCGCCTTGGCGAAGAACAGCATAAGGCAGGTCGGAAGCTTACATTTGCCGAGCGACTGGCGGTTGTTTTCGATGCGTCGAGCGAAACGCGGCGTGCAATCCTGTATGGTCAGCTCATCATCATGATCGTGTACCTCCCGATCCTTACGCTTACGGGAGTTGAAGGGAAGATGTTCCGCCCGATGGCCTTTACCGTGCTTGCGGCGCTGCTTGGGGCAATGATCTTTTCGATCACATTCGTTCCTGCTGCGGTAGCGCTATTCATGACGGGGAAAGTCTCCGAGAAGGAGAATCTCATCGTTCGAGCAATCAAACGCGTGTACGTGCCGACGCTCAGCCTGGCGTTGCGGATGAAAGCGCCTGTTGTGGCGGGTGCGGTGGCTCTTGTGTTTGTGTGCGGCGCAGTGGGGCTTCGAATGGGGCGCGAATTCATCCCGAGTCTCGACGAGGGAGACATCGCGCTCCACGCCTTGCGGATTCCTGGAACCAGCCTGACGCAGGCGATTGCTATGCAAGATACGCTGGAAAAGGCGATAAAGGCCATGCCCGAAGTCGAAACAATCTTTGCAAAAATAGGTACCGCTGAAATCGCCACGGACCCGATGCCGCCCAGCGTCTCTGACAACTTTGTGATGCTGAAGCCCCGCAAAGAGTGGCCGGACCAGTCAAAATCGAAGCGTGAATTCATCGCGGAACTTGAAGAGATTATCACAAAGATTCCCGGAAATAACTACGAGATCACGCAACCCATTCAAATGCGGTTTAATGAACTCATTGCGGGCGTCCGCTCCGACGTGGCTGTAAAAGTCTTTGGTGACAATTTGGACGTTCTGCTGGCTACCGCCGAAGAAGTCGGCGAAGTGCTGGAAAAGGTGCCCGGCGCCTCGGACGTAAAGGTCGAGCAGGTGACCGGGCTTCCCGTACTGAGTATCGCGCCAAACCGACGCGCCATTGCCCGGCTGGGCATGAACGTTTCCGACGTGCAGGAGGTTATCGAAGTCGCCGTCGGCGGTAAGAGCGCCGGGCAAGTATTCGAAGGCGATCGCCGTTTCGAATTGATTGTCCGTCTGCCGGAGGATCAACGGGAACGTATTGACGCGCTCAAGCGTATTCCCGTACCGCTACCCTTGGAATCCGACGTGCCTGCACGGGAGGAGCAGGTCGAGCCTGCCGACACATCAAACTCCGCGCGCTATGTTTCCCTGGAATCCGTCGCGGATTTTCAGCTTGCGCCGGGTCCCAATCAGATCAGCCGGGAGAATGGTAAACGCCGCGTGGTGGTTACCGCCAACGTACGAGGACGAGACATCGGAACGTTCGTTGCCGAAGCTGAAGCCGCAATTCGGAGCCAGGTCAAAGTCCCTACGGGATATTGGACAACCTGGGGTGGGCAATTCGAGCAGATGATTTCGGCCGCTCGGCGACTCCAAATCGTCGTGCCGGTTGCGCTATTGCTGATATTCATTTTGCTCTTCATGATGTTCGGCAACGTGAAGGACTCGCTTCTCGTGTTTACCGGGGTGCCGTTGGCGCTCACGGGGGGAATCCTTGCGTTGTGGCTGCGCGGCATACCGCTGTCCATTTCGGCAGGGGTCGGCTTTATCGCGCTATCCGGCGTCGCGGTACTCAATGGGCTGGTCATGATTTCGTTCATTCAGAAGCTGCGCACGGAAGGCGTAGGGCTTGACGAGGCGATTACTCAAGGAGCCATCACCCGGCTGCGTCCAGTTCTGATGACGGCGCTCGTTGCGTCCCTGGGCTTCGTACCCATGGCAACTGCTACCGGCACCGGTGCGGAGGTTCAGCGTCCTCTTGCTACCGTCGTGATCGGCGGAATCATCTCGTCTACACTTTTGACGTTAGTTGTACTGCCGGTGTTGTACCGCCTGTTTTCGCGCCTAGAGCAAACAAACACGAAGAATGAAGTGTGA
- a CDS encoding efflux RND transporter periplasmic adaptor subunit, with protein MFNAIVVIAIAIAGLGGAYYFVTANRAEPVGEDEHGHAGGHEEQAQEADVHGHAEEGGHDEEGERGPHGGRMLHGEGLELEITIFETGVPPEFRVYPYADENPLPPDEVQLTILLHRLGGRTDSITFSPEDDFLKSNQEVEEPHSFDVEVNAEHAGKPFTWSYESYEGRVEISEEAAREGGIETQPAGPGTIRDVVALPGEIQLNPNRIVHVVPRLPGLVREVHKNLGDTVKKGDLLAVIDSRELADAKSAFLADLERRELARVRSSREKDLFDKKISSEEEFLTARQALAELDVSVRSAEQKLRSLGLSPEQVADIRGGKDKTLTDYPIHSSIDGTIIEKHMSIGEAVADNADAFVIADLSSLWAEVVVYAADLKRIRENQPVTVHSQDLGIEAQGVIAFVGALVGEQTRTAKAIVDLPNPEGLWRPGLFVTVTVAGEESSVPVAVPVDAIQTFRDWSVAFVSVGNTYEARPVEQGRSDGSLVEIVSGLSPGELFVSKNSYLIKADIEKAGAAHDH; from the coding sequence GTGTTCAATGCAATTGTCGTAATCGCGATCGCCATCGCCGGACTCGGTGGGGCCTACTATTTCGTCACTGCCAACCGCGCGGAACCAGTTGGCGAAGACGAACACGGTCACGCCGGTGGTCATGAAGAGCAAGCTCAGGAAGCCGACGTTCACGGCCACGCGGAGGAGGGCGGCCATGACGAAGAGGGTGAGCGAGGCCCACACGGCGGGCGTATGTTGCACGGCGAAGGACTCGAACTTGAAATCACGATATTCGAGACGGGCGTGCCGCCTGAGTTCCGGGTCTATCCCTATGCCGACGAAAATCCCCTGCCACCGGATGAGGTACAACTCACGATTCTTCTTCACCGCCTTGGCGGACGTACCGATAGCATCACCTTTTCTCCCGAGGACGATTTCCTCAAGAGCAATCAGGAAGTCGAGGAACCGCATTCATTCGACGTTGAGGTCAATGCGGAGCACGCAGGAAAGCCGTTTACGTGGAGTTATGAGAGCTATGAAGGCCGTGTTGAGATAAGCGAAGAAGCGGCTAGGGAGGGTGGAATCGAGACCCAACCAGCCGGGCCGGGCACCATTCGCGACGTTGTGGCATTACCGGGTGAAATCCAACTCAATCCCAATCGAATTGTACACGTCGTACCGCGCCTCCCCGGCTTAGTGCGCGAAGTCCACAAGAACCTCGGCGACACTGTGAAAAAGGGAGACCTTCTGGCCGTTATAGACAGCCGTGAACTGGCCGATGCCAAGAGTGCATTCCTCGCGGACCTGGAGCGGCGAGAACTCGCTCGTGTTCGCTCTAGTCGAGAGAAGGACCTCTTCGACAAGAAGATTTCTTCGGAAGAGGAATTCCTGACTGCCAGACAGGCACTCGCCGAGTTGGACGTAAGCGTGCGATCGGCGGAACAGAAACTACGCTCTCTTGGACTATCGCCGGAACAGGTTGCAGACATCCGCGGTGGTAAAGACAAGACGCTGACGGACTATCCGATTCATTCTTCAATCGATGGCACCATCATCGAAAAGCACATGAGCATTGGCGAAGCCGTGGCCGATAACGCGGACGCGTTTGTCATTGCCGATCTAAGCAGTCTCTGGGCCGAAGTCGTGGTGTATGCCGCCGACCTCAAGCGCATCCGAGAGAACCAGCCCGTTACCGTACATTCTCAAGACTTGGGAATCGAAGCACAAGGCGTGATTGCCTTCGTAGGTGCGTTGGTCGGCGAACAAACGCGCACCGCCAAGGCGATAGTTGACTTACCAAATCCGGAAGGACTGTGGCGCCCAGGGCTCTTTGTGACAGTCACCGTTGCAGGTGAAGAGTCGTCTGTGCCGGTTGCCGTGCCGGTGGACGCGATTCAAACATTTCGCGACTGGTCAGTCGCGTTCGTCTCAGTAGGCAATACCTACGAAGCGCGTCCTGTCGAGCAGGGCCGTAGCGACGGATCACTCGTCGAGATTGTAAGCGGGTTAAGTCCTGGCGAGCTATTTGTCAGCAAGAACAGCTATCTGATCAAGGCAGACATCGAAAAAGCCGGCGCCGCGCACGACCACTGA
- a CDS encoding carboxymuconolactone decarboxylase family protein, whose product MQPRLDYASVAPDGVKAMWGLEKYVHGCGLEPSLLELVKTRASQINGCAYCIDMHTKDARAGGETEQRLYALSAWRETPFFSDRERAALAWTEAVTNVAQTNVPNEVYELARQHFDEKELADLTLAVVAINGWNRLAVSFRKVPGTYETSQHKGRPTVA is encoded by the coding sequence ATGCAACCGCGACTTGATTATGCGAGCGTCGCTCCGGATGGCGTTAAGGCCATGTGGGGACTGGAGAAATACGTGCACGGCTGCGGACTGGAGCCTTCCTTGTTGGAACTCGTGAAGACCCGCGCCTCCCAGATTAATGGCTGTGCCTACTGCATCGACATGCACACCAAGGATGCCCGGGCCGGCGGCGAAACCGAGCAGCGACTCTACGCGCTCTCCGCCTGGCGCGAGACGCCATTCTTCAGTGACCGGGAGCGCGCCGCTCTCGCCTGGACCGAAGCTGTGACCAACGTCGCACAAACGAATGTTCCGAACGAAGTCTATGAGCTCGCCCGGCAGCACTTCGACGAGAAAGAGTTGGCAGACCTGACACTGGCGGTTGTGGCGATTAACGGATGGAACCGGCTGGCCGTCAGTTTTCGGAAGGTGCCGGGGACGTATGAGACTTCACAGCACAAGGGACGCCCCACGGTTGCGTGA
- a CDS encoding DUF488 domain-containing protein, translated as MINSLYLRVKRIYEPPSNQDGLRILVDRLWPRGLKKETCKLDNWLKEVAPSDKLRRWFGHDPARWEEFQRRYFEELDERPDVRQAVKELAREKTVTLLYAAHDPQHNNAVALKNYLQRVRQTKGIR; from the coding sequence ATGATCAATTCACTGTACCTTCGCGTGAAGCGAATCTATGAACCTCCGTCAAATCAAGACGGACTTCGAATCCTGGTGGATAGGCTATGGCCGCGTGGACTCAAGAAAGAGACCTGCAAACTCGACAATTGGCTGAAAGAGGTTGCTCCCAGCGACAAACTGCGCCGCTGGTTTGGGCATGACCCGGCCCGTTGGGAAGAGTTTCAAAGGCGATACTTCGAGGAACTAGATGAGAGACCGGACGTCCGGCAGGCTGTCAAGGAGCTGGCGCGGGAGAAAACCGTTACGCTTCTCTATGCGGCTCACGATCCCCAGCACAATAACGCTGTGGCCCTAAAGAATTACCTTCAACGCGTCCGCCAAACCAAGGGGATTCGCTGA
- a CDS encoding hemerythrin domain-containing protein, with protein sequence MGGKPLADFSEPIEMMKDCHRRIEHFLEVLREAERRFGNSELEEEGRHALEASLNYFANFAPRHTADEEQSLFPRMRYSGDPDAREVTADLERLENDHRGCEALHSLVDRVVRSWLETGRLDDAQRERLRPALDELEEIYAAHIQLEEGKVFAIAVRILKSEQIREIGEEMRKRRSLASLGHVGAGLSEK encoded by the coding sequence GTGGGCGGCAAACCGCTGGCCGATTTCAGCGAACCCATCGAGATGATGAAAGATTGCCATCGGCGGATCGAGCATTTTCTAGAAGTATTGCGAGAAGCCGAACGGCGATTCGGCAATAGCGAACTCGAGGAAGAAGGACGTCACGCATTAGAGGCCTCGCTGAACTACTTCGCGAACTTCGCGCCGCGCCATACGGCTGACGAGGAGCAGTCGCTATTCCCACGGATGCGATACTCCGGCGACCCGGACGCACGGGAGGTCACGGCCGATTTAGAGCGTCTGGAAAACGACCATCGCGGTTGCGAGGCGCTCCATTCGCTCGTTGACCGCGTGGTGCGCAGTTGGCTCGAAACGGGTCGACTGGACGACGCTCAACGTGAGCGCCTTCGGCCGGCGCTTGATGAACTGGAAGAGATTTATGCGGCTCACATACAACTTGAGGAAGGGAAGGTCTTTGCGATCGCAGTTCGCATACTAAAATCTGAGCAAATTCGGGAAATCGGCGAGGAAATGAGAAAGCGGCGATCGCTCGCGAGCCTCGGACACGTAGGCGCGGGCTTGTCCGAGAAGTAG
- a CDS encoding P-II family nitrogen regulator, which translates to MKEIRAIVRTDAVHRILSALHDCEHFPGVTLSPCEGQSRGRGPGGKYVATEDSLDFRAMRLLMVFCADSTCDQIVAVIQKAAHTGNAADGLIVVTDAERIVRIRSGEEQIDAV; encoded by the coding sequence ATGAAAGAAATTCGAGCCATAGTCCGCACCGACGCGGTACACCGCATCTTGAGCGCATTGCACGATTGTGAGCATTTTCCCGGCGTCACTCTCTCTCCGTGTGAAGGACAGAGCCGCGGTCGCGGACCGGGCGGAAAATATGTTGCGACCGAAGACAGCCTCGATTTCCGCGCCATGCGCCTCTTGATGGTCTTTTGTGCGGACAGCACTTGCGACCAAATCGTCGCAGTCATCCAGAAAGCGGCCCATACCGGCAATGCCGCGGACGGCCTGATAGTCGTAACCGACGCCGAGCGTATTGTCAGGATTCGGTCCGGTGAGGAACAAATCGACGCGGTATAA
- a CDS encoding Rrf2 family transcriptional regulator: MLPKTSEYALRAVVWLAREPGRTASADLLAERTKVPRRYLHKVLQDLVGGGLVRSQPGPSGGYALARRPEDVTILDVVNSVAPLERIRSCPLGLPSHTTLCPLHSELDQVYAAAERALGRVTIAKLLRSASPIVPLCEVT, translated from the coding sequence ATGTTGCCCAAGACTTCAGAGTATGCCTTACGGGCTGTGGTGTGGCTGGCCCGTGAACCAGGGCGAACGGCTTCGGCCGACCTTCTGGCCGAGCGCACGAAGGTACCACGCCGCTATTTGCACAAGGTCTTGCAAGACTTGGTGGGCGGCGGCCTCGTGCGGTCGCAGCCCGGTCCTAGCGGCGGCTACGCGTTGGCGCGGAGGCCTGAGGATGTCACGATCCTCGACGTGGTCAATTCCGTGGCGCCGCTGGAGCGTATCCGCAGTTGCCCGCTAGGGCTGCCATCGCACACGACGCTTTGCCCTCTCCACAGCGAATTAGACCAGGTCTACGCCGCGGCGGAACGTGCGCTGGGGCGCGTGACGATTGCGAAACTGCTCCGTTCGGCAAGCCCAATCGTTCCGTTGTGCGAGGTGACGTAG